CCCCTCGCGCCGCTCCGTCGTCACGAGCATGACCAGCGTCTGCCCCGTGTGGACGCCGACGCGCAGGATGAGATACCGCAGGAAGCCCGTCCGTGCATGGATGTCGTAGGGTTCCGCGCCGGACTGAACCGCAAACGCGCGCGTCGCCTCCAGAAGGCGGTCGGCGGCTTCCGACTGGATGGGGCAGGACGCGATGTCGAGAACGCGGTCGAACGCGCCGGGGGCATGGAGTCCGAGGGCGAAGTCGCGCGGAATCGGATCGCCGGAGTCGATCTCCGCCCGCGTCAGCCAACGCCGCGCGGAGAACGAGAACTCCATCTTGTTGCGATAACGGTAGAGGTCGGGGGAGCCGAGAGGCGTCGGAACCTTCAGGTCGTCGAAGCCCTGCTCGCGGAACGCGCGTTCGACCCACTCGCGCTTGAAGTCGAGCTGTCGGTCGTACGCGACGGCTTGCCACGCGCACCCGCCGCATTCGCCAGCGTACCGGCACGCGGGCTCCGCGAGTCCGATGCCCGATTCGAGCGTTTCGTCGAGACGTTCCTGGGCGTACGTCCGCTTCTTCCTGCGGCGAGCCAAGAGGTTACCCCGTCTACAGGTGCCGCTGAATCTGGACGTAGGAATGCGCGTCGAGGGCGTTCACGTCGGGGATGTCGTAACGGTTCCCCCGAACGTCCGTGACCAGCAGCCGCGACGGCGGAATCTGCTTCAGGTTGTCGTGCAGCCCGCGCACGGAGAACGTGAGCGTTCCGCGCGAGGTCTCCGCCTGCCAGTCGTGGACGCCGAAGCGCTCCTTGACCTTGACGATCCGGTGGATGACCGGCACGAAGTAGCGGAGCCCGAGCTCCTCGGCGATGATCTCGCGGCTATCGGTGTCGAGTTCCGCCGGGTCACGGATGATGCCGATCTCGCGGTCGTCGCCGATCCAGACCGAGACGTAGTGCTCCGGATCGCTCAACGGGCGGAGCCGCCGGACGGTGACGCGCGGGTAGCTCACCTCGCCGACGATCTCCAGGCGGGGCGATCCCAGCGGCGACCGGAACAGCCGCGTCTTGTCGGGCTCTAGGTAGCGGACGACGAAATCGTCCTCGTCCCCTACTTTGGGCGGCTCCGGCGGCGCTGCCTGCGACCCGACGACCGGCGCGTCCTTGCTCTT
The Candidatus Poribacteria bacterium genome window above contains:
- a CDS encoding DUF1854 domain-containing protein, with amino-acid sequence MSEEATSKSKDAPVVGSQAAPPEPPKVGDEDDFVVRYLEPDKTRLFRSPLGSPRLEIVGEVSYPRVTVRRLRPLSDPEHYVSVWIGDDREIGIIRDPAELDTDSREIIAEELGLRYFVPVIHRIVKVKERFGVHDWQAETSRGTLTFSVRGLHDNLKQIPPSRLLVTDVRGNRYDIPDVNALDAHSYVQIQRHL